The DNA window GCATCTAACACTAAATGATGAAATTGATTCCCAAACacacaatcatatatatataccttGCAGAAAGGAGATAGCCAAATTACATTGTCCAGCGGGATCACCAAGCTCGGCGGCTCTCCTATACCAAACAACCGCCTTTTCAAACTTGCCCATTTCCCAATAAATCAAACCCGCATCTACCATAGCTAGAATGGAGCCACGCGCCGCCGCCTTCAAGAAACAATCCAAAGCCTTGCCCAAGCTGGGCTGCACCCTTCCGAGGCCGTGCTTGAATTGCTTCCCCCGCCTAAACAAAGCCATCGCCTCGCTGAGCGGCTTGAGCGCGTCCCTCCACGCTCTGCAGACGAGCGAGGCCGCCCTCAGATCCGGCAGAGTGAAGGACGATGCGATCCTGACTAATGCGTCGTAGGGGACGGCGGAGATTGAAGTGGAAGTTGAAGAGGCATCTGGAGACGGATTGAATTGGGGGAATTTTGGGGGTTTCGATGATTTTGCTAAAGCGTAGGAATTCTTTTGCTTTTTGATCGAGGGAGGGCTGGCTGGTTTATGTCGAGGCCATTGCTTCTGCTTCATTGGAAGGTTGCGTTGGCCGTGGCGGCGGTGTTGAGCTCGGTGGAGACCGACAGCTGAACAAAGTAAACGATAACTTTTTAATACAATAGCATTATACATTTTCTTTTacatttgtttatttattttattttaataaacatATATACATTTCGTACTCCATGTTTCTTTTACCTCTTTTTCGTAAATGTAACTTTTAGaatttttatcattaatttaaattctcaaaatatcataaatttaaataaaatgtagtagtactactcaaaatatcataaatttaaataaaatgtagtagtactactatggGTCATCTTCTATTGTTTATAGCATCGTAATCCAAAATAAAGACCAAATCTCCACCCTTAGATTTTAAATTGaggtggatgagattaaatcttacgaatctcaataaatagtaggcaaaatatcaacaaaagggtaacaTCGTCATTTtgttatcatatcataattttcatgtttttttatattaacatagtgtattacaaatatcacacgaaaatatcaactcggttttattgagatttcacccgcattatattgagattttacatgcataaTATTGAGATTgtatatgcattatattgagatttcgtcaaatcatcaacatatacgaaaattgatttaaaattcATCAAAATTCATCATCCTATCATATTTTtcgtgttttttttatattaacatagtgtattacaaatatcaacacaatgacatgagtatttcaacacaagtatACGAAAAATATCAACccagttttattgagatttcacatgcattatattgagattttacattcattatattgagattttatatgcgttatattgagatttcatcaaatcatcaacatatacgaaaactgaaataaaaatcattaaattttaTCATTCGAACATCGTTGGaatatatgcaattgagatctcgttagaatcattataaaattacctttaatttgatatgttttttgcgaaaaaataatttaaattgagagagttacataaatttaaagttttaggataattttaataagaggAGATTGGCATTAATAcccttatattttatttaataattatttatatttaaaatataataaacttGGCATGATGCCACTAGATCTTCAAATCTAATGGTTAAAAAt is part of the Salvia splendens isolate huo1 chromosome 6, SspV2, whole genome shotgun sequence genome and encodes:
- the LOC121807431 gene encoding F-box protein At1g70590-like, with the protein product MKQKQWPRHKPASPPSIKKQKNSYALAKSSKPPKFPQFNPSPDASSTSTSISAVPYDALVRIASSFTLPDLRAASLVCRAWRDALKPLSEAMALFRRGKQFKHGLGRVQPSLGKALDCFLKAAARGSILAMVDAGLIYWEMGKFEKAVVWYRRAAELGDPAGQCNLAISFLQAKPPNTKEAVEWLYKASVAGHARAQYQLALCFHQGKGVEQSVQEAAGWYARAAEGGYARAMYNTSLCYSLGEGLVQSDMLARKWMRRAADHGHSKAQYEHGLALISEGDAMNGVVYLELATRAGEMAAAPARDAVLEQLSATCRKRAVLLADKWRALASSSR